In the Hordeum vulgare subsp. vulgare chromosome 7H, MorexV3_pseudomolecules_assembly, whole genome shotgun sequence genome, one interval contains:
- the LOC123412520 gene encoding UPF0746 protein DDB_G0281095-like yields QQQQQQQQQQQQQQLQQQQQQQQQQQQQQQQQQQQQHHHHHQQQQQQQQQQQQQQQQQQQQQQQQQQQQQPQQQQQQQQQQQQQQQQQQQQQQQQQQQQHQHQRQQQQHQQQQQQQQQQQQQQQQQQQQQQQQHHQQQQQQQQQQQQEQQKQQQQQQQQQQ; encoded by the coding sequence caacaacaacaacaacaacaacaacaacagcaacaacaacagctgcagcaacagcaacaacagcaacaacaacagcaacagcaacaacagcaacagcaacagcagcaacaccaccaccaccaccaacaacaacaacaacaacaacaacaacaacaacaacaacaacaacaacaacaacaacaacaacaacaacaacaacaacaacaacaaccacaacaacaacaacaacaacaacaacaacaacaacaacaacaacaacaacaacaacaacaacaacaacaacaacaacaacaacaacaccaacatcaacgccagcagcaacagcaccagcagcaacagcaacaacaacaacaacaacagcaacaacaacaacagcagcagcaacaacaacaacaacaacaccaccaacagcaacaacaacaacaacagcaacaacaacaagaacaacagaaacaacaacaacaacaacaacaacaacaacaa